The genomic stretch AATTTACTGAAGAAGAAATTGAAGATATGGCTCTTGATAAGGAGCTTCTGAAAAGAGGGCTTTCAGAATATATAGAACAAATGAAGGCTTTTCTTGGAATGGAAGAGGAGAAAGGTGTAGAAGTATTGACAATACTTGCAGGACATGACAAGTCAGGAAATCCTGAAGGATTTGACAGGCTTGACATAAACAAGTCGGAAATAATTTCAATAGTAGGGCCTACAGGATCAGGAAAATCAAGATTACTTGCAGATATTGAATGGACAGCACAGAGGGACACTCCTACAAAGAGGGAAATACTTATAAATGGAGAACTTCCTGATAAAAAATGGCGTTTTTCCTCAAATAATAAATTAGTTGCCCAGCTGTCACAGAATATGAACTTTGTTATGGATTTGTCAGTAAAGGAATTTCTGGAACTGCATGCAAAAAGTAGAATGATTGAAAATATAGAGGAAGTTACAGCTAAAATAATAGCAGAAGCAAATAATCTGGCAGGAGAGCAGTTCAGGCTTGATACACCTGTGACAGCACTAAGTGGTGGTCAGTCGAGGGCACTAATGATAGCTGATACGGCTATATTGAGTTCTTCGCCTATCGTTCTGATAGATGAAATAGAAAATGCAGGAATTGACAGGAAAAAAGCACTTGATCTGCTTGTTTCATCTGACAAGATAGTTCTTATGGCAACTCATGATCCTACACTTGCACTGATTGCAAATAAACGTATTATAATAAAAAATGGTGGAATTGCTAAAATTATTGAAACAAGTGAGGAAGAGAAAAAAATACTTTCAAAGCTTGAAGAAATGGATAATGTAATTCAGAGAATGAGAACAGATTTGAGATTGGGAAAAATATTGAGTGAATAATAGAAAATAAAAGCAGAACATACATATTAGAAATAAAAATAGGAAAATCCAGTAATCTTTAAATATAAAGCTTTATAAGCTATTTGAGATTATTGGATTTTTTTTGTTTTTTTCACTCCCGCTTCTGACAAAGAGCCTAATTATTTTCAATTTCAAAAATTTCTGTACCGTACCTTTGTTGCGATGTCTAAGTGTTTTCAAAGAAAAGAGTTAATTTTTTTTTTAATGAAAAGATTGAAAAAATTTCATTTTTGAGATATAATTATAACGGAATTAAATGACTAAACTAAGGAAACTTTAAAATTATATTTAGTACATAATATGAAGGTAACAGTAGGAAAAGTAGTTATCATAGCCACTTAAGTTATATAAGTTTAAATATTCTAAGGTCTATGAAAAGGAGAGAAATTGAAGATGACAAACAATTTAAGAGGAATAAGAAAGGGTTTATGTGCATTTGCAAAGAAATGTAAGGGATTTAAATATACAGATTCAGCATTGATTACATTTTTAATTACAGGTGCAGTAAGTGTTTCCGGTAATCTTTTTTCAGCTGAAAAAGACGGGAATATTGGAAATCAGAAACAGATACTTTCCACAGATATAAAAGACTTTAATGTTTTGTTAAAGGAAGCAAGAAAAGAAAATGATAAACTGATAAAGAAGTCAAATTTTGAACTTGTTAAGCTTATGGAACAGGGAGACCATGTTGTAAAAGCTCCTTGGAGCAGCTGGCAATTTGGGACTAACGGATTTTTCAACAAATGGGGAGGAACTTATAAAGGAAGAGGAGATAAAAAATCTGAAATTTATAATTTTCAAAGAGACAACACAATGAAAAGATTTTTATATCCTGCAAGTGAGGCTCCAAGTTCAAGTGTAAAATATGAATTAACAGACTTATTAATAGAAGAAGAAGAAAAATCTAAAATAATAGTAAATGCAGCTATAAGACCGAATTTAATAGATAAAGAACCACCTAAGTTACAGTTGCCAACAGTAACAGCACCTAATTCACGAGCACTGGGTTTAACATTGAACTCACCAAAAGCCATAGAAATATCAAGTGTGAAAGCACCAGATATGGATATTAGTATAGTAAATCCAAATGCAAGTCCATTTTCAGATTTTTTTTGGGGATGGTTAGAGGGAGTATCAATAGCGGCAGCTCAGATTAATGATGAAAGTAGACCTGTATGGAAAGAAGCACGTCGTCCAATGATGCAGAATATCGATATTACTGGAGGAGTATTTTGGTCAGGAGTAAAACCAGATGGGACAGCATTTGAAGGTTCTGGATTTTCAGGAGCTTCACAGGATACAACAGTTTATAATGCTACAAATTTTGTTTCAAGTAGAGATTATGATAAAAGACATCAAACTATAATTAACTCATATGATGGTAGGTGGTCAGGAAGACCTGGAAATAAAATAACAGGTGGAACATACTATGTTAGAGGTAGAGATAATACACCGACTGCTCAGGGGGTTGGTTTTGTAAGTGGAAAAGGAACTGGAACTGCAGCATTCCATGTAGTAGGAGATGTTGATATAAAAAATGTAACAGTTAATTTATATAATAGAGCTGCCTTCATTAATGCAGAAGCATTTAGAGGTGGAAGTGTAAAAATGGAAGATGTAACTGTAAATATATTAGAAGATAATAACACAGTTTTTAATATACAAGGTAAAGGTGATGGTGCGTACCAAGATTCTAAATATTTTAGTGGTGGGAAATTTTCAACATCGCTTACAGGAAATACTAATATCCGTGTTGGAACAAAGGACAATACTATTTATGCTATGAAGAATTATGCTGGAGGATTAAGAATTGAAAATAAAGGAGAAATAGTTTTTGATGGAGCATCCAATATAGGATTTTCAGTTTTAACTTGGGTTCCTGATAAATCAAAATATATTGCTGGGGAATATCCAAATTATGTAAATGGAGGAAACCAAGGAGAAGGAAGTTTAGATAAGTATATACCTTATATAAAATTATCAGCAGATAAACCGATGAAATTTTATGGAGATGAAAATGTTGGAATATTCTTTAACACAAAAAATGATAATATCGCACATAATAAAGGAATACATCAAGGATATTTTGAGTTATATTTTGATATAGGAAGTAAATTAGATTTTGATTCAAGTGCAGTGCAAAAAGAAGCAGGAAGACTAAATAAAGTTGGGTATACATCTACAACAGTGGATGGAAATGTTGGGGTATATGCTATCTCCGGACAAAGACAAGGAGTAGATTATAACAGTTTAGCAAAAAGTAGTGTAAGATATAATGCTATTGATGGAAGTACAACTAAACCTTATCTTAACTTCCTTGAAAAAGATCCTATTCATAATTTAAACTTTGATAAATTTAATATTACTTTTGGAAAGTATGCAAAAAATGGATTTATGTTTTTAGCAAAAAATGGAACAGTCATTGATATACAAGAAGGAACACAAAGTGATTTTTCTGATGGAATAAATGGAATAAGTACAGTGGAAGCAGATACGGGAACGAAAACTATTATAACCTATGCTGAAGGAAAATGGACTGCTAACGGGACAGGATTAACAGAATTAACAGGAACTGATTTAGAAAATAAACCAACAGAAATCATAGTTGATAAAAAATTACATATGGTTAGTAAAGAAGGAGTAGCTTTTTTTGCAAAAGATGGTGGAAAAATAACTGTGAAAAAAGATGCAGAAGCAAGAGGATATAAATCAGTTCTTGCCTATGCAGAAGCAGGAACAGTGGATATAAGTTCTAATATTAAAGCACAAGATGAGAATGTAATAACACTTAGTGAAAAATATCAAAATATAGGAGCCTATACTAAAAATGGAGGAACAATAACTGTTGAAGGAAATGCAACTATCAATGGATTGGCTGCATTAGCAGATGGAGTAAACGCAAAAGTTTATTTGAATGGAACAGATAATATTGTCAACACAGGTACAGGAGGAGGATTGTTTGCTACTAATGGAGGAATAGTAGAATTCAATGGAGGAACTATTGTAAATAAAGATAATAGTTTAGCAAGAGGATTATCCCAAAATGACCATGATGCTGTAACACCTTTCCATGTAGAAAATAGTGGAAAAATTATCTTTAAAAATGGAGCTGCTACAAATATAGAAATGTATGATGGAATTCTTGTTTCTGGTGAAGATAGTGATTACACAATTGGAACTGGTGGAACTAACAAATATCAAGGAATGAGTAATGTAAAAGTTAAATTAATGAAAGACGGGGTAAATCTGGGAATATTTAAAAATCTAGATCTTACTTGGGCAGGGAATAGTGGTTTAACGACATTTACCAATGGACTTTTAGCAATACCTAAATTTGGAGCTTTAAATACAAATGGAAAATCATTTAAAACTACATTAGTAGAAGGGAAATTAACTATTGATAGCAATGTGGATTTAACAGATACTTCTGATAAATTCAACGGTATCCTAATGGAAAGAGAATTAGTTACAATAAATTCTGGAAAAACAGTTACAGGTAATGGCAAAGGACTTTCTATGGGTTCTAATGCAGGAGCAGCAAATAACTTAGAATCTGGGTACATAAATAAAGGAACTGTCGATATAACAGGTGGGACATCATCATCAGGTGTAGCTGGAATAAATGTTAGTTATGGACAAATTTTAAATGATACAACAGGTCTTGTAAAAGTTGATAATGGTGCTGGACTTTATGGTACTAATGGAAGTAAGATTGTAAATAAAGGAACAGTTACAGTTACAGGAAGTGGTACAGGAGTAGCAGGCTTAGGAAAAGGAAATTCTACACCAGCTATAACTTATGGAAATGGAAAAGTTGAAATTGTAAATGAAGGTACAATAAATATTGCAGGAGCAAATTCAACCGCTATCTATGCAGAAAATAATAATGGTGTAGCTCAATCAGATGTTACTATAACTAATAATAAATCATTAGCTTTAGGGGATAATAGTGTTGGAATTGTATTGAAGAGCAGCTCTGGAGTTGGTGGATTAATTAATGTAAGTGGTACAGGAAATTCAGATATAAAAGTTGGAACAAATGGTTTTGGAATATATGCAGAAGACAGTAATGTAACTTTAAATACTGACTATGGTATAGAAACTGGTGATAATGGAGTAGGAATTTATACAAAAGGAAGCTCAACAGTAGGAAATGCGAAAATATTAAATTATAAATATTCTGGAAGTACAGCAGGAAGTGGAATAGCTACTTTATATTCCGGGGCAAATGCAACTAATAATCTAAATATTAATTTAGATAACAGTACAAATACAACAGCAGGTATGGTCGGAATTTTCGCTAATGGTGGAGGAAACTTTACAAATACAGGTAACATAGTAGGAACTTCTAATGCAGCTGAATTTGGAATAGTTGCAGATAATAATACTGATGTAATTAATAATGGAAATATAACATTAGGGAATGCAAGTATTTTAGCTAAGGGTAATGTAGGAATATATGTAAAAACAGTAAATAACATTACAAATACAGGAAGTATATTAGTTGGAGATAATTCAATAGCCCTATATGGTTATGGAGTAAATCATACAAATGGAAATATATCAGTTGGCAATAATGGTATAGGAATTTTTTCGCAAGGAGGAAATGTTTCACTGACAGCTGGAACATTAACAGTTGGTGCAAATAAAGCAGTAGGAGTATTTACAGCAGGAACGAATCAAACTATAACAAGTACAAATTCTATGACAATAGGAGATGCCTCTTATGGATTTGTAATAAAGGGGGTAGGACATAATTTAATAGCTAATAATGGTACAGTTACATTAGGAAATGATTCTGTATTTGCTTATTCAGACAAAACTGGAACAATGACAAACCGTACACAATTAGTATCAACAGGAAGTGGAAATTATGGATTGTATTCAGCAGGAAATATAAAAAATTTAGCTGACATTAATTTTGCTTCAGGAATAGGAAATGTTGGAATATATAGTACAGGTGGAACAGCAGTAAATGGTGATACAGGACTAGGAATAAGACCAAGAATAATCGTGAATGGAACAGACAGTACAAACAAATTTTATGGAATAGGAATGGCTGCTGGATATTATGATGAAGAGAATAAGATATTAAAAAATACAGGAAATATCGTGAATTATGGAACAATAGATGTATTAAAAAGTGAAAGTATAGGAATGTATGCTGTTGGTAATGGTTCTACTGCAAAAAATTATGGAACAATTAATCTAAGTGGAAAAAACACTGTTGGAATGTATTTAGATCAAGGTGCAACAGGTGAAAATTACGGAACAATAAAAAGTGTCCCTAATGCAACAAATGATGGAATAAAGGGAGTAGTTGCATTAAATGGATCTATATTTAAGAATTATGGTCAAATTATTATAGATTCTCCAAATGCCACAGGATACTATTATGTTAATACACAAAATTATGACAATCAAGGAGGAACTATAACTGTATCTGGAGATAATTCAAAAGAAACAGATACAGCAAGTCAAAGTAATACGACAAAAAGAGCAAAAGGAATTGAAATAAAAGTAGAAATAGTTCCTAGTGGTGGCTCATCAACAGCAACTGTTATTAGAAATGGAACAGCCGTAAAACCAATTGCTATTGATACAAATATAGCTTCTCCAACTGCAACAAAACTAACAGTAGGAGATACAACTTTGGATTTAAGTAGCAGACTTTCAAGCATGCCAAATATGTCAAGAGGTTCAGAAATAGGGATGTATGTGGATACATCAGGAATAAACTACACAAATCCTATTCAAGGTTTGGATAAATTAACAAACTTGAAAGCAGTGAATTTGATATTTGGAACTGAAGCCTCTGAGTACACAACTGAAAAAGATATTGAGATAGGACAAAATATATTAAAGCCATATAATGATGTAATAAGGGATGTAAGTTCAGCAAGAGGTGGAAAAGTTGAATTTTTAATGAATTCAAGTAATTTAACTTGGATAGCAACAGCTACTCAAAATGTTGATTTGACAATAGCAAGATTGTATTTATCCAAAAGACCTTATACAACATTTGCAAAAGAAAAAGACACCTATAATTTTATGGATGGCTTGGAACAAAGATATGGGGTTGAAAAAGAAGGAACAAGAGAAAGAGAATTGTTTAAAAAGATAAATAAACTAGGACTTAACAAGATTGAACAAAAGTTATTTGTACAAGCAATAGATGAAATGATGGGACACCAGTATGCAAATGTACAGCAGAGAATCAACGAAACAGGAAATATGCTTGATAAAGAGTTTAAATATCTTAAAAATGAATGGAGAAATCCAACAAAAGATAATAACAAAATCAAAGTATTCGGAATGAAAAACGAATACAAAACAGATACAGCAGGAATAATAGATTATACAAGTGATGCTTACGGAGTAGCTTACGTTCATGAAAATGAGACTGTTAAGTTAGGAAACAGCTCAGGATGGTATGCCGGAGCAGTGACAAACAGATTCAAGTTTAAGGATATAGGAAAATCAAAAGAAAATCAGACTATGTTAAAGGCAGGAATCTTTAAAACAATGTCACCAATGACAGACCATAACGGTTCATTAAGATGGACAGTTGCAGGGGATGTATTTGTAGGAAGAAATGAAATGAAACGTAAATTCCTGGTGGTAGATGAAGTATTTAATGCCAAATCAGATTATACATCATATGGAGCGGCATTTAAGACGGATTTAGGTTATGACATAAGAATGAGCGAAAGAACACATTTAAGACCTTATGGATCATTGAAGCTGGAATATGGAAGATTTAATGATATAAGGGAAGATGATGGAGAAATAAGACTGGAGGTTGAAGGAAACGACTACTTCTCGGTAAAACCTGAAGTTGGACTGGAATTTAAATATGTACAGCCTTTAGCAGTAAAGACACAATTATCAGTAGGAGTGTCAGCAGCATATGAAAACGAACTTGGAAAAGTAGGAGATGTAAATAACAGTGCAAAAGTAAGATTTACAGATGCTGAAAAATTTGGAATAAGAGGAGAAAAGGAAGATAGAAGAGGAAACGGGAAATTTGACCTTAATATTGGAATTGACAACACAAGATTTGGAGTAACAGTAAACGCCGGATACGACACAAAAGGCCACAATGTAAGAGGTGGAATAGGATTCAGGGCAATTTACTAATAAAATAATAATCAAAAAAATAAGGCTATCTCAAAAGGTAAAATACAGGGATTGTCTCAAAATAGTAAAACTTAAATATAATATAAAAAAACTACATTTTTTCATTTTCTTTTTGAGACATCCCCTTGTATTAATTCATAATTTTTTGATATAGTCTTTTTTCTATATTTTTACTTACGATTATTACTTATTTCATTAATAATAAAAAAGAATTAAAAAAAATAAGTGAAATATTTATTTGTACAGTCATAAAAAATAGGAAAAATTAGAAAAAATAGAAGACACAAAGAAAAAAATATGATATAATGTACAAACAAATAAAATTCAAAG from Leptotrichia sp. oral taxon 215 str. W9775 encodes the following:
- a CDS encoding ATP-binding cassette domain-containing protein, encoding MKAFLGMEEEKGVEVLTILAGHDKSGNPEGFDRLDINKSEIISIVGPTGSGKSRLLADIEWTAQRDTPTKREILINGELPDKKWRFSSNNKLVAQLSQNMNFVMDLSVKEFLELHAKSRMIENIEEVTAKIIAEANNLAGEQFRLDTPVTALSGGQSRALMIADTAILSSSPIVLIDEIENAGIDRKKALDLLVSSDKIVLMATHDPTLALIANKRIIIKNGGIAKIIETSEEEKKILSKLEEMDNVIQRMRTDLRLGKILSE
- a CDS encoding autotransporter-associated N-terminal domain-containing protein; translated protein: MTNNLRGIRKGLCAFAKKCKGFKYTDSALITFLITGAVSVSGNLFSAEKDGNIGNQKQILSTDIKDFNVLLKEARKENDKLIKKSNFELVKLMEQGDHVVKAPWSSWQFGTNGFFNKWGGTYKGRGDKKSEIYNFQRDNTMKRFLYPASEAPSSSVKYELTDLLIEEEEKSKIIVNAAIRPNLIDKEPPKLQLPTVTAPNSRALGLTLNSPKAIEISSVKAPDMDISIVNPNASPFSDFFWGWLEGVSIAAAQINDESRPVWKEARRPMMQNIDITGGVFWSGVKPDGTAFEGSGFSGASQDTTVYNATNFVSSRDYDKRHQTIINSYDGRWSGRPGNKITGGTYYVRGRDNTPTAQGVGFVSGKGTGTAAFHVVGDVDIKNVTVNLYNRAAFINAEAFRGGSVKMEDVTVNILEDNNTVFNIQGKGDGAYQDSKYFSGGKFSTSLTGNTNIRVGTKDNTIYAMKNYAGGLRIENKGEIVFDGASNIGFSVLTWVPDKSKYIAGEYPNYVNGGNQGEGSLDKYIPYIKLSADKPMKFYGDENVGIFFNTKNDNIAHNKGIHQGYFELYFDIGSKLDFDSSAVQKEAGRLNKVGYTSTTVDGNVGVYAISGQRQGVDYNSLAKSSVRYNAIDGSTTKPYLNFLEKDPIHNLNFDKFNITFGKYAKNGFMFLAKNGTVIDIQEGTQSDFSDGINGISTVEADTGTKTIITYAEGKWTANGTGLTELTGTDLENKPTEIIVDKKLHMVSKEGVAFFAKDGGKITVKKDAEARGYKSVLAYAEAGTVDISSNIKAQDENVITLSEKYQNIGAYTKNGGTITVEGNATINGLAALADGVNAKVYLNGTDNIVNTGTGGGLFATNGGIVEFNGGTIVNKDNSLARGLSQNDHDAVTPFHVENSGKIIFKNGAATNIEMYDGILVSGEDSDYTIGTGGTNKYQGMSNVKVKLMKDGVNLGIFKNLDLTWAGNSGLTTFTNGLLAIPKFGALNTNGKSFKTTLVEGKLTIDSNVDLTDTSDKFNGILMERELVTINSGKTVTGNGKGLSMGSNAGAANNLESGYINKGTVDITGGTSSSGVAGINVSYGQILNDTTGLVKVDNGAGLYGTNGSKIVNKGTVTVTGSGTGVAGLGKGNSTPAITYGNGKVEIVNEGTINIAGANSTAIYAENNNGVAQSDVTITNNKSLALGDNSVGIVLKSSSGVGGLINVSGTGNSDIKVGTNGFGIYAEDSNVTLNTDYGIETGDNGVGIYTKGSSTVGNAKILNYKYSGSTAGSGIATLYSGANATNNLNINLDNSTNTTAGMVGIFANGGGNFTNTGNIVGTSNAAEFGIVADNNTDVINNGNITLGNASILAKGNVGIYVKTVNNITNTGSILVGDNSIALYGYGVNHTNGNISVGNNGIGIFSQGGNVSLTAGTLTVGANKAVGVFTAGTNQTITSTNSMTIGDASYGFVIKGVGHNLIANNGTVTLGNDSVFAYSDKTGTMTNRTQLVSTGSGNYGLYSAGNIKNLADINFASGIGNVGIYSTGGTAVNGDTGLGIRPRIIVNGTDSTNKFYGIGMAAGYYDEENKILKNTGNIVNYGTIDVLKSESIGMYAVGNGSTAKNYGTINLSGKNTVGMYLDQGATGENYGTIKSVPNATNDGIKGVVALNGSIFKNYGQIIIDSPNATGYYYVNTQNYDNQGGTITVSGDNSKETDTASQSNTTKRAKGIEIKVEIVPSGGSSTATVIRNGTAVKPIAIDTNIASPTATKLTVGDTTLDLSSRLSSMPNMSRGSEIGMYVDTSGINYTNPIQGLDKLTNLKAVNLIFGTEASEYTTEKDIEIGQNILKPYNDVIRDVSSARGGKVEFLMNSSNLTWIATATQNVDLTIARLYLSKRPYTTFAKEKDTYNFMDGLEQRYGVEKEGTRERELFKKINKLGLNKIEQKLFVQAIDEMMGHQYANVQQRINETGNMLDKEFKYLKNEWRNPTKDNNKIKVFGMKNEYKTDTAGIIDYTSDAYGVAYVHENETVKLGNSSGWYAGAVTNRFKFKDIGKSKENQTMLKAGIFKTMSPMTDHNGSLRWTVAGDVFVGRNEMKRKFLVVDEVFNAKSDYTSYGAAFKTDLGYDIRMSERTHLRPYGSLKLEYGRFNDIREDDGEIRLEVEGNDYFSVKPEVGLEFKYVQPLAVKTQLSVGVSAAYENELGKVGDVNNSAKVRFTDAEKFGIRGEKEDRRGNGKFDLNIGIDNTRFGVTVNAGYDTKGHNVRGGIGFRAIY